The Delphinus delphis chromosome 2, mDelDel1.2, whole genome shotgun sequence genome segment gatcttcccagaccagggctcgaacccgtgtcccctgcattggcaggcagattctcaaccactgcgctaccagggaagcccgttgatTTCTATTCTTATCATTATTTGTTTCATCCTGCTTAGCCCAAGtttaatttattcttccttttctagcTCAAGATGGAAGCTGAGATCACTGGTTTTagatctttcttgttttattgtgtAAGTATTTAAAGATGTAAGTTTCCTTCTATGCTTATCTTGAGCTGCTTTTTACTGCAACCAATAGTAAAAGTACACATACTGTAGcatacaacagagaaaaaaaagtttcacaaaATGATACTTTTCTTTACTATGTATAATGCACTGatattctctattctattccattgtttAAGAAATGCTGTTCATGACTGactaaattgaagcatagtttcgacattttttttgacattttttatttGCAATGTATATATTAAGATTGGGTTGCTAATTATACCCTGATTACAATTTGACAGCTTTTCCTGTTTAAGGAGATCTACTAAATTATAGAGTTATAGGCTCAACTCCTGTTGAGTATGTGGAATAGAATGTATTAAATTTTGTCTTAGGGTAAACCTAGCAATTTAGCTAAGATTCTTTCTCATTTCGTATAACaataaatatcattttctatGACATCCCTGATGAGAGTTCCAAGACATTTCAAAGATGTCTTTCATCATGAGTATATagactttggttttattttagggtttatatgattaaaatattttacccatAATAATGTCCTTACTTAGAGATCAGGGACATTTATCAGAATTCGAATATTCCCAGTATGTATGTTTTCATTAATCTTCATGGTATCTAATGCAGGTAAGTTACAAAAAATGACAGGAAACCTTTCAGGtttatggataaagaagttagAATTTTGAAAGTCAAAAACATGCAATGCctctcaagaaaaaaatctaatgctCTCAATGGTGCATCATTACTACAAAAATTGGAGTGGCAATATAATTGGTTAACACTTTTGAAAAGTAACTTAGCAAGagctgtaaaaaacaaaaccaagaaaaccTCTTTGACCTACTTCTGGAATTTCATTCTGACAAAATGATTCAAAACATGGAAAATGCAGGAAATAAGGAATGGAAACACCCTGAATATACCAAAACAGAGCTAAGTAAACCATGGTGTATCTGCTTAGAAATATTATGTAGTCATAaaaatcttgggaattccctggcggtccagtggttgggactctgcgctttcactgctgagggcccaggtttgatccctggttaggaaactaggatcccacaagccgtgcagaaaaaaaaaaaaaatcttggtacttccctagtggcacagtggttaagaaccacctgccaatgcaggggacacgggttcgatccctggtcctggtccgggaagatcccacatgccacggagcaactaaggccgtgtgccacaactactgagcctgcgctctagagcccgtgagccacagctactgagcctgcacaccacaactactgaagccaacacACCtagagctccacaacaagagaagccacctcctgcgcaccgcaaggaagagtagcccccactcgctgcaactagagaaagcccacgcgcaccaatgaagacccaacgcagccaaaaataaattaaaaaaaatatattttaaaaatctttacaaaGGGTGTATAACAGCATAGGAAAACATTCATAAAGtagagtgtatatatataactatgtaGAGGGTAAAATCTATGCATAAACACTGACATTAACAAAAATATTACCTGATTTTTCTGTTGGGCTAGAGaaatgagtaatttttttcttattttccaaattctatttaatagcatattaatttaaaaatgaaacatctgTTTAAAATGTTGGTTGTTAGgattataaaatagagaaatacttgatataaaaaacacaataaatgtatTTACGGTATGGTTGTGAtggtgtgtgtgtagagagatagagaatgagagaggaaaaattgaaagaaaagtgCCAAAATGCTAGGAAGGGTTGTATAATGTAGGATGATAGttgagtatttttttctcattattttctaaatttttctgtaaggtatttatttatttattattattattattattattttttgcggtatgcgggcctctcactgctgtggcctctcccgttgcggagcacaggctctggacacgcaggctcagcggccatggctcacgggcctagccgctccatggcatgtgggatcttcccggaccggggcaggaatccgtgtcccctgcatcggcaggcggactctcaaccactgcgccaccagggaagccctgtaaggtATTTATTGATGTTACCTTTATAGTAAATGCCTTTTTGATAAGTACACCTGGCTAATCACCCTCAGCTCCCCAAGTATGCACCAAGCCTTATCTTGGCTTGCTGCTGTGACTTGCCTTGTGTCAAAACAACGACAGGGCTAtagtgtattaaaattttttttttttttttggctgcgttgggtcttcgttgctgtgcgtgagctttctctagttgtggcgagccggggctactcttcattggggtgcacagacttctcattgtggtggcttctcttgttgcagagcacaggctctaggtgcatgggcttcagtagttgtggcacgtgggctctagtgtgcgcgggcttcagtagttgcagtgcacgggcttagttgctccatggcatgtgggatcttcccagactagggatcgaacccatgtcccctgcattggcaggtggattcttaaccactgtgccaccagggaagtcccagtgtattaaaattatattgtgtCATGTTAGGCTTTATCAAGCTCACAGCCAGACTGGAGGCAAAGCTGCTGCAATGATTTTTCATACTATAGTTGAAAGAATACTGAATGGACCAAGAAGTAAGAAACACTGGTTCTATTCTCAGTGCAGCACTTTTCTTCAGGGAAGTCATTTAACTCTGTTTCCTAATTCCTAAATTAAAAGGATCAGATTGCTTGTGAGAATCTCTAACTGCAGATCATGTACAGAAAGGTCAGACCTGAGTAGGACAGATGTAGGAATTCAGTGTAGACTGAAGCAAGACTCCAAGAGTTTGGAAAAGCAGGCAGTATGGTTTATAAACTCTCAACTAGAAAAATATAGAGTAAGAACTCAACAATTGGTTGGGTCAAGAACGCAACAATTGGTTGGGTCAAGAACCAAAGATATTCCAAAATCTGAGCAAAATTTAGATAAGAAATCTAAGTAATGGCACAGAGCACTAGCAGCAGGGCTTGAAGAACCCAGGGATTTTTTCTTCACTCTGTCCAGCAAAGGACAGAAGTTCATGGTTGGATCTGAGCACATGGAATTTAAGTAGGCACTCCAGGCTAGaatgagaatatggagaaaaatgCAGTTCCAGTTATGTGACCGTTTCACTAAGAAAATATTGTGATGAAACTCGGAAGGCTCATTTAGTTCTGAGAGTCAAAGTACTTCTCAAATAGCagtgtccaatagaactttctggaatgatggaaatgttctatatctgtgatgttcaatatggtagccactgggtACATGAAACTATTGAGTATTGGACATATAGcaagtgcaactgaggaactgaattcttaattttatttcattttaatcaatttaattttaaatagccacatataACTACCATATTGAGCAGTACAGCAAAGGTCCAACAGAATCCTGTTCTTTATTAGTCACAAAATACATAATGAAagaagaatcctttttttttaatatgaagaacGTCACATTTTTCTTTGTAGCCTGTATATTTAcacgtatgtatgtataaaaattGTGTGTGGTATGGTTCCATAAGAAGCTAAATCAATTCTATGAATTTTACAGAAATTCATGCCCTTCCCAGAGTAAACCTAGATTAACCACTTTCTGGGCTCAACCTGAAAACACATTCACCCAGAATGAACCAGAAACCACCTTGGCCTCCAATGACCTTCTAAACTATGGACAAAGTGAGGGACAGCAACTGCAGGGCTGAGCTGACTGCTCTTAGTCCTGCCTTCATCTTAAGCTTAGACCAGATCTGGGCTCTGGGATTTGGAAGACACAGCTGTTCTTTCAGTGGTACTCATGATAGAATCAATGAGCACAGACAAGGATGTTCCTAATTATAGACTGTCCCTGTCTCCCCTAAGTAGTAGAGGCCTGTATAACAGTCAAATTACAgatttctagggaattccctggcagtccaatggttagggctcggtgctttcactgaggtggcccaggttccatccctggtcaaggaactaggatcccacaggccgtgcagggccggaaaaaaaaaaaagttacagatttCTCACTGGATTCTAGACCTAGAAATGCAGACACATTCCAATTTATTCCTACCCTGACCCAATGAAGAAAAGTGAGAGATAACCTAATACCAACCAGGTTTACTGGTTATTATACACAAAAGAATGAGCAACTTGCAAGTATTCAACATAAAAAGGGCTCAGTACAGGCTACCTTCCTTTCACCCTAAGAAGGCATACCAACTCCAGGCAAATATAGTGGAATCAAACTTCAAGTTTACATAATAGACATACTCTAAAGAAGGCCCTGCTTTGTTAGGGAAATGGACAAAACTCTCTAAAAGTaaatggaatgaaaagaaattaaaactgggATATTGATTCCTGTAATAACATAAACTATTGTTTGTCTATGACATAAGACagaccaaacatttaaaattcaaaaataaagttaatatttttcatctttattgaggtataattgacaaagttaatattctaaaaaggaaaaaagtacagGTAAAGTTGTCAGgtactaatatttttaaacttatggCTAAGAGTTTTACCAACATCCTTCAAaccagaaaaaacaacaaaaaatttcaagtaTAGATTCTTCCAGACACTAAGTCCAAAATTTTTCCCTTCTTCAAATCCTTTAAACCCAAATTATGAGAAGTAATTCAGTTTGGCCACAGGGAACATTTCTACACAGTGACATAATCAGAACATTTACTTCTTCCATTATTTAACTTATTCATTCCCATCCTAATCAAATTCTAAGAATATAGGAGCAAGCAAGAGGATATAATTTCCCCCAAAGCCTGTGACTAATTTACAGCACAAGAAACTTAAGCACTGAGGAAGGCCTTGATGGCAGAGGAAATAAGCCACCTTTATTGGCCTCAAGAACAAACTGCAGATCTCTAAGGCAGATTGGGAGAATCTGGATTTATCCAGGAATCAGTCTTCTCCAAAGCTGGGCAGGGAGGAAGTGTGGGAAGCACAGCTTTtctaaaaggatgaaaaatgtcACTTGGAGACACTCTGGTTTcctgaggaagggaaggagacacTAAAACATCTTGTTTTGTACATTTTAGATCTTCCTTGTTTTCCACCATCAGTAACTGTTCTATCTCCTCTTTCAAAGATAAATTTGTCTGAAACTCTTGTTTAGGTATCTTGAGGTATTCTTTTAGAGTTATTCTCTGGTCCTTAAACCCCTCTGACTCAGGGCAAATTCGTTTGTTACTGGAATCTTCACTGACTTCTTCCTTTATGGGAGGTAGATGCTGAGATTCCGCTGTGGTTTGCTTACTCTTAGATTCTTCTTTTAGCAAATTTACATCCTTGTGAGATGTAAAATTTGGAGCTTTATCTAGCCTAGAATTTTTACAAAGTAAGAAACCTCttacttttccctttttccctgcTGTCTCTGTCATAGACTTCTTTGGATGTAGTACTGTCCTTATTAGGAGTCCCTGCGCATTTACTCTATATTCTTTTGCAGCTCTCTCTCTGCGCTGTCTCTGGAAGTCCTTCAGTCGAAGCAGTTCCTCTGGGAGCTCCATACATGTAcgctaagaaaagaaaatgaacacaagTCTACTATAACTAAATTTCTGAATGTGGTCcttaaaatcactttaaaatcaCTTCTACTACACTTAGTATTTGGCAAGCAAGGGTCTATTCAAATGTGTTCTTATAGCACCCTCTAGTGTCTTCAACTATAGTAGTACTACTTTTcaagtaatttaaatatttttaatccaattttgtgtgtatgttgtgcatgtgtgtatgtataaagatTATACAATGAAAAGTAAGGGTCCATTCCAACCTCGCCCCAACTGCCTTAGCAGGTGCATCCTCTAAAAAGCAGCTTCTTCTGTAGCCTCCAGAGACAGTCTTTGCATATATGATCCCTTActaaatatttatctattcattggattatatttttcaatttttattttcccccaactttttattttgataactctttctaaaattattttatacaagtggctacataatattatatattcttcttcttcttgatttttccaattaaaaattcTGTCTTGGAGATTTTTCCATATTGGCAATTTTAATGGCTGTATGGATATACAATAGTTTGTTTAACCAAACCCTTgtggatggatatttgggttgtctTCAGTATTTTGTCATTACATAAATGCTacaataaagaatatattaagaaaatgtcCTCTTTGTTACATGAGGCAAATAATTTTTCCTAGGTTGCTTTCCCTTTGACTTTGTTCACAGTATTTTCGccatacaaaatttttaaagtcatatttattcatcttttatgaGTTCTGAGTATTTCTGTATTGCATAGAAAAGCATttcctcatacaactcaatagcaaaaatgcAAATACTCTAATTTAAAAgtgagcaaaggacctgaatagataattttccaaagaagatatttagatggccaacaggtacatgaaaaggtgctcgaAGTCactagttatcagggaaatgcaaatcaaaaccacaatgaggtgttACTGACACCTGTtaagatggctattatcaaaaagacagataacaagtgttggtgagaatgtggagaaaagggaactcataTGCTGTTGatcggaatgtaaattgatgcaattTACATTACCATGTAAAACAGTGGAAAACAacatggatgttcctcaaaaaattaaaaatagaactattatatggtccagcaatcccacgtcTGGGTACATATCTGAAGCATATGAAAACAGGATCGCAAAGAGATATGTACATTCCCTTTGTTCACTGCATCATAATTCACAATATGTAAACAACCTGTGTctatcaatagataaatggataaagatgtgatgtATATACATTACACAATACAATAttctatacaatagaatattactcagccataaaaaagaaggcagTCCTGCCATCTGCAACAATATGTTtgaacttggagggtattatgctaagtgaataagccagacaaagacaaatactgcacagtatcacttatatatgaaatcttaaaaaacaaaaacaaaaatctgatttCATGAAATCAGAGAATAGAATGGGGGTTCCCAGGGGTTGAGGGAGAGGAAAATGGGGACATGTAGGTCagagggtacaaactttcagttataagaagaataagttctgaggatctaatgcacagcatggttaCTGCAGTTAATAGTTcagtattatatacttgaaagtttctgagagtagatcttaagcattctcactacataaaaaaaagttagctatgaggtgatggatgttagttatcttgatcttggtaatcattccacaatgtatatcaaatcatcacaatgtacactttaaatatacacaattaaTTTTGTCAACTATTCCTCAGTaaagttgggggaggggacatATTCCCTACTGtgacataattttcttttaatacttttttaaaatatttatttacttatttacttatttatttagctgcactgggtcttagttgcagcacatgggatcttcactgccacatgtgggatctagttccctgaccagggatggaacccaggccctctgctttgggagtgcggagtcttagccactggaccaccagggaagtcccaatactttttttccaatacttttttttttttttttacgcgggcctctcactgttgtggcctctccagttgcggagcacaggctccggacgcgcaggctcagcggccatggctcatgggcctagctgctcccgggcatgtgggatcttcccggaccggggcacaaacccacgtcccctgcatcggcaggcggactctcaaccactgcaccaccagagaagcccctccaATACTTTTATAATTCTAGTTCTTACATAAATACTTGATCCATGGGATTTATTTTGGTGTAGCAGAAAGAGATAACAATCCAACTCTGATTCTCCTCCCTCACAATGGTTAGTCAATTGCCTGAGGCCATTTACTAAATACTtatctttttctcattgattgGAAATTTTACCTTTATCTCAACCATTACTGATATATATGagatctatttctgggttctctattccatCGATCTGCCTATACATGTACCGCTCATATTtagtgtagacatatgttttaatatctgaCAGGACTATTCTTATTTATCTCTATAAACACTATAATCACAGTTTGCCAAAGTAATTATGGCTTTagcatttttcttaaaagaaagttaaatttaaaagttaatttagggggcttccctggtggcacagtggttaagaacccacctgccaatgaaggggacacgggtttgagccctggcccgggaagatcctacatgccgtggagcaattaagcccgtgagccacaactactgagcccacatgccacaactactgaagcccccacaccgagagcctgtgctccacaacaagagaagccaccacaatgagaagcccgcgcatcacaacgaagcgtagcccccgcttgctgcaattagagaaagcccgtgcacagcaacaaagacccaatgcaaccaaaaaaataaataataaataaactaattttttaaaaagttaatttaggAATAACTGATTGCCAAAAATACTTAATGTCCCCATTCATTTAAGTCCTCTTTTATGCCATTCAGTaatactttaacatttttttcatctctatatttcacatttcttgttagatttatttctagataatctattttttgttacaattataaatgaatttttcCCCCATTATATTCTGTAGTTGTGTACAGGGATATAGGAAAGCTattaagttttatgttatatttgTACCTATTTTActaaactgcctttttttttgcggtactcgggcctctcactgttgtggcctctcccattgtggagcacaggctccggacgcgcaggctcagcggccatggctcaccggcccagccgctccgcggcttgtgggaccttcccgagccggggcacgaacccgtgtcccctgcatcggcaggcggactctcaaccaccgcgccaccagggaagccctaaactgcctttttgtttttggcaATCTTTTTCAATTGATTCTCTTCAGTATTCAGGTATATCATAGGCAAGTCATCATTCCTATTCCTCCTGTTCAATTTTTatagttcatctttttttttttctaacctcACTGGCTAATAGCTTCAGAAACTACTAAAGTAGTAGTGATAGTCACCATTTCTGTATTAAAGTAGTGGTGATAGTCACCATTTCTGTATATTTCTTGATATTGATGTTCCCAATCAAATATTAGGTAGTCTTCTTGCCTGAGATATATGTTTTATCATGTTAAAGTACCTATTCCAACTTTAATCAATAATGTATATAGAATATTATCAAATTTTTTCAGCAATAAACAGtgagaacaaaatattaaaaagttaaaaaattgtcCTTGGCTTTACaatgataaatgaaaaacattaaaattctccAATCAAGCAAACTATGAAAGGATTTTTACATTGATCTTTTCTTGTTAAACAGtgagagtaaaatataaaaaagttacAAAAGAACTTTTTCAGCATTTATGAGATAATCATAAGACTTTCTTGGCCCcaataaaatacagaatttaatataatattaaatattaataaatattaatataatattaaaccATGCTTGTAACTAGAATCCAGAGACACATTAATAGAAAAGTATAATATATCTAAGTGGAGTTTGTACCAaaaatgctattattttatttaggattttgcaTCAGTATTCCTAAATGAGAACTGTTTATAGCAGTAGCCTGTGAACTTTTTATGTAAGGAGtcaaatagtaaacattttaggctttgtaagccacaagcatacttttttttttttaacaatcctTTAAGActataaaaatcattcttagatTGTGAGTTTTACAAAAATAGGccatgggccagatttggcctaaTGCAATAGTTTGCCAACAATATAAGTTTTCTTATATTGTGCTGGCTTCATAAAAATAACTAATGAAATTTACCCTTTCTTTGAAAGATATATTTACTGGAAACATAACTTAATATTGTGAGAAAATTGGTACAATATTTAAGAAAGGAGTTAGGACTTCTAGCAcatcaacttttagttttattgaaatgCACATCACCAGTTGCATCATATGAAATAAATGTCAGtgatcataaaatatatatatatatatagaaaaaaagtgCTTAAGGAGCTGAATTAAGCCCAAGCTATAGCCGCTTCAAGAATATTTATCATCAAATCTGCTGAAAGAAATTTGGTGCAGCTGTGAACAGTGGGTATCACTGTGGCCCCCATGAGGACACAGAGGTCCTGAAAACACAGCCACAGAGAGTGGCACCTACCTCCATGCCTCCCAGCCAGTCTGCAGACCCTTCTCGGTAGGTGTTTAGGTACCCGTCCACCAGGGTAGTTAGATCAGACATCATTTCATCTAGGAGTACCAAGCGAAGGGGCAGCAGGTAGGTAGCTTCCAAGGCCAAAATTTTTAGCAAAGAGGGTGAAAGAGGTCGTGTGAACCATAGTTCTGGGTTTTCCTAGAGACACCAAAACAATTTTCTCTGAATAGTAagcaaatctttaaagaaaataatggttTATCTAAGTGCTGCTTAACTTAAATCACCATTACTGTCATTTTCTTCAATTATTACCTTCTACTTTCACACTATGGCTAGCCTTCTgagcatatacacacatacacatacacacacttattgTGTGTATacagtgagtgtgtgtatgtgatggGGGAaagatgtggggagggagggagggaagaagagagagagagagatcagggCTTCTCATTCAAAACTGGAGGCAGCAGGACTGATTAGATTATATGGCCAAAATTGCAGCCAATACGGTCATGACCTAAGTTTGCATGCAAGGCTATTAGAAGCTGAAGAAAATCTATCTTACTTTGGGAGAAATAATTGGCATGATTTTTGTTCCACTGCCTTAATCCAAATTCCCAATAAAATCCCCACTTGTCCAattgaaaatttatttcagagtactttttttttttttttttgtcagagtACTTTTTAATTGATAACCAACAAATCTGGATGCTGGCTTTTTTCCACTTGAGACCACAAACAAACTGTTCCCATTTGGAACAACTAAGATTTTGGCAATGTTCATACGCTTACACAGCAGCTGTCATTTCTCTATATAATATGCTGATAATCCCACTCACAAGACACTTGAAAATATTAATGTTATATGGGACATACGTTAATACTCACCCGAATCCGTTTTTGTCTCTCTTCCAGAAAGGAGAGATATTTAGGGGCTATTTTAAGGTGTCTGATTAAACTCTCCTGTAAAGTACTAATGCAGTTTGGAAGAAAGCCGCCTGTTTCCATGGAAAATTGAAGGACATCTGCTACCTGTggcattaaaaaaagacaaacagaccAGTCTGTAGGATATATACAGAGAGCTATCTCATGACAGAAATAGCAGAAATACATTTAGAGAAACAtctttaaataccatttttccCAAGGACCCACATGATAGACAATGccattagaaaatttaaagttgTTAGGTTATCTTAttctgaaaaattagaaaaaaaaaaaaagaaaagaaaaagaaaaaggatcacCCAACTTTAATGTGTCCctgtctattttcttttccacttcttTTATTTGCCTGCCTTATGATTATTACTCTTTGGTGCCTTCAAGGAATGGGGAAAGgaagataaaattaaagaattactTCTACTTATTAGCAACTCTGGTAAAGTTTTGGTAAGGAAAgctaataaaattaagaattgcaATCATTATTTGTCTGTGTGTGGTAGGCTAAATAACAGCCCCCAAATatatccacatcctaattccTGGACCTGTGA includes the following:
- the EXD1 gene encoding piRNA biogenesis protein EXD1, with translation MDPTSDYHFLNQILWRRVKLTLVCGIFEGVLQHVDPNKIVVLKKVKNVETDRSVPGVKMFFGHEIVNVELLDEEEQGAVREKASSVSLNTERNRMDTIKDEDLNVYKPASPASEAPTTSLLNDLKYSPSEEEEVTYTVIDQFQQKFGAAMLHIKKQSVLSVAAEGANVCRHGRLCWLQVATSSRVYLFDIFLLGSRVFSNGLQIVLEDKRILKVIHDCRWLSDCLSHQYGILLNNVFDTQVADVLQFSMETGGFLPNCISTLQESLIRHLKIAPKYLSFLEERQKRIRENPELWFTRPLSPSLLKILALEATYLLPLRLVLLDEMMSDLTTLVDGYLNTYREGSADWLGGMERTCMELPEELLRLKDFQRQRRERAAKEYRVNAQGLLIRTVLHPKKSMTETAGKKGKVRGFLLCKNSRLDKAPNFTSHKDVNLLKEESKSKQTTAESQHLPPIKEEVSEDSSNKRICPESEGFKDQRITLKEYLKIPKQEFQTNLSLKEEIEQLLMVENKEDLKCTKQDVLVSPSLPQETRVSPSDIFHPFRKAVLPTLPPCPALEKTDSWINPDSPNLP